In a genomic window of Ipomoea triloba cultivar NCNSP0323 chromosome 3, ASM357664v1:
- the LOC116012426 gene encoding probable indole-3-acetic acid-amido synthetase GH3.1 produces the protein MGVDSIVSSSPLGPPACEKDAVALHFIEEMTTNCDPVQEKVLGEILSRNGETEYLRQFKLDGATDRETFKSKVPVVSYDDLHPYIHRIANGDFSPILSSQPISEFLTSSGTSAGERKLMPTIPEEMDRRQKLYSLLMPVMNLYVPDLEKGKGLYFLFTKASTKTPGGLLARPVLTSYYNSQQFKNRPHDPYNVYTSPNEPILCIDSFQSMYAQMLCGLLMRHEVLRVGAVFASGLLRAIRFLQIHWRQLAEDISSGILNPNITDVSVRDSVTKILKPNPELAQFIAGECEGENWEGIIKRIWPNTKYLDVIVTGAMAQYIPTLDYYSGGLPKACTMYASSECYFGLNLKPMSPPSEVSYTIMPNMGYFEFLPHDPVNPVTVSRDSPPRLVDMADVEVGKEYELVITTYSGLCRYRVGDILQVTGFHNAAPQFKFIRRKNVLLSIDSDKTDEAELQTAVNNATALLREYDTSVVEYTSFADTKTIPGHYVIYWELLMKDPENPPSDDVLNKCCLVMEESMNSVYRQCRVADNSIGPLEIRVVKSGTFEEVMDLAISRGASINQYKAPRCVNYTPIVELLDSRMVSSHFSPAAPHWTPARRR, from the exons ATGGGTGTGGACTCAATTGTGTCGTCTTCCCCTCTCGGCCCTCCGGCCTGTGAGAAGGACGCCGTTGCTCTTCACTTCATTGAGGAAATGACTACGAACTGTGATCCCGTACAAGAAAAGGTTTTAGGGGAAATCCTTAGCCGGAATGGGGAAACGGAGTACCTCCGGCAATTCAAGCTGGATGGTGCTACGGACCGGGAAACATTCAAGTCAAAGGTTCCTGTGGTCTCATACGATGATCTTCATCCTTACATTCATCGTATTGCAAATGGCGATTTCTCGCCAATCCTCTCCTCACAGCCCATCTCTGAGTTCCTCACTAG TTCTGGGACTAGTGCTGGAGAAAGAAAATTGATGCCTACAATTCCTGAGGAGATGGATCGCAGACAGAAGTTATACAGCCTTCTCATGCCGGTGATGAATCT CTATGTTCCTGATCTTGAGAAAGGGAAGGGCTTGTACTTCCTGTTCACCAAAGCTTCAACCAAGACGCCCGGCGGATTACTTGCACGCCCGGTGTTGACGAGCTACTACAACAGCCAGCAATTCAAGAACAGGCCTCACGATCCCTACAACGTTTACACAAGCCCTAATGAGCCAATCCTCTGCATCGACTCCTTCCAAAGCATGTATGCTCAGATGCTTTGCGGTCTGCTGATGCGCCACGAAGTTCTCCGTGTCGGCGCCGTCTTCGCCTCCGGCCTCCTCCGTGCAATCCGGTTTCTGCAGATCCACTGGCGCCAGCTCGCGGAGGACATCTCGTCCGGGATTCTAAACCCTAATATCACTGACGTTTCCGTCAGGGACAGCGTTACTAAGATCTTGAAACCCAACCCGGAGCTGGCTCAGTTCATCGCCGGAGAGTGTGAAGGTGAGAATTGGGAAGGGATTATCAAGAGGATTTGGCCCAACACCAAATATCTTGACGTGATTGTTACTGGTGCTATGGCCCAATATATACCCACTCTTGACTATTACAGTGGTGGTTTGCCCAAGGCTTGTACCATGTATGCATCCTCAGAATGCTATTTCGGGCTCAACTTGAAACCGATGTCTCCTCCGTCCGAGGTTTCATACACCATCATGCCCAACATGGGGTATTTTGAGTTCCTGCCGCATGATCCGGTGAACCCCGTGACCGTGTCACGTGACTCGCCGCCTCGGCTAGTGGACATGGCCGACGTGGAAGTGGGGAAAGAGTACGAACTCGTGATCACCACCTATTCCGGGTTATGCCGTTACCGTGTTGGAGATATACTCCAGGTCACTGGATTCCACAACGCGGCGCCGCAGTTCAAATTCATAAGGAGAAAGAATGTGTTGCTGAGCATAGACTCCGACAAGACTGACGAGGCGGAACTGCAGACCGCTGTAAACAACGCCACGGCGCTGTTACGCGAATACGACACCAGCGTGGTGGAGTATACTAGCTTCGCTGATACCAAAACCATTCCTGGGCACTATGTCATTTACTGGGAATTGCTTATGAAGGATCCTGAGAATCCTCCGTCCGATGATGTTCTGAACAAATGCTGCTTAGTCATGGAGGAGTCCATGAACTCCGTTTATCGCCAGTGCCGTGTGGCGGATAATTCAATCGGGCCACTCGAAATAAGGGTGGTGAAATCCGGCACTTTTGAAGAGGTTATGGACTTGGCCATTTCCAGGGGAGCTTCTATTAACCAATACAAAGCTCCTAGGTGCGTTAACTACACCCCTATAGTCGAACTTCTCGACTCCAGGATGGTGTCATCTCACTTTAGCCCCGCCGCCCCTCATTGGACGCCGGCACGACGGCGCTGA
- the LOC116012848 gene encoding indole-3-acetic acid-amido synthetase GH3.3-like — translation MISGVIGKENYNSLTIDSDKTDEAELQTAVNNATALLHEYDTSVVEYTSFADTKTIPGHYVIYWELLMKDPANPPSDDVLNKCCLVMEESMNSVYRQCRVADNSIGPLEIRVVKSGTFEEVMDLAISRGASINQYKAPRCVNYTPIVELLDSRTVSAHFSPAAPHWTPARGR, via the exons ATGATTTCAGGTGTCATTGGCAAGG aaaattataattcattgaCCATAGACTCCGACAAGACTGACGAGGCGGAACTGCAGACTGCCGTAAACAACGCTACGGCGCTGTTACACGAATACGACACCAGCGTGGTGGAGTATACTAGCTTCGCTGATACCAAAACCATTCCTGGGCACTATGTCATTTACTGGGAATTGCTGATGAAGGATCCTGCGAATCCTCCGTCCGATGATGTTCTGAACAAATGCTGCTTAGTCATGGAGGAGTCCATGAACTCCGTTTATCGCCAGTGCCGTGTGGCGGATAATTCAATCGGGCCACTCGAAATAAGGGTGGTGAAATCCGGCACTTTTGAAGAGGTTATGGATCTGGCCATTTCCAGGGGAGCTTCTATTAACCAATACAAAGCTCCTAGGTGCGTTAACTATACCCCTATAGTCGAACTTCTCGACTCTAGGACGGTGTCTGCTCACTTTAGCCCCGCCGCCCCTCATTGGACGCCGGCACGAGGGCGCTGA